The following are encoded together in the Ovis aries strain OAR_USU_Benz2616 breed Rambouillet chromosome 15, ARS-UI_Ramb_v3.0, whole genome shotgun sequence genome:
- the LOC101123494 gene encoding olfactory receptor 5J3-like, with protein MASGQNHTAVPRFILLGLTDRADQKQLLFATFLLIYLVTLVGNLGLIDVIRASTTLHTPMYFLLSLLSFLDVCGSSLFTPRLLISFLTADQSISFEGCVVQMALMTLHGSGECVLLSIMAYDRFLAICPPLLYHSIVSKRLCVQLAGLTYTVGVFTSAVQTGNVFSLPYCGPNVIDHYFCDIPPVLQLACSDTTVANVILLIFSSLITVPTVSVILVSYAYILVTICRMRSLEAQRKAFSTCASHLTALCLFYESVFLVYLQPNPESVSAYNKLLSVFYTIVIPMLNPPVYSLRNKDVKAAVLLRVLNLSRKRIC; from the coding sequence ATGGCCTCGGGACAGAACCACACCGCAGTGCCCAGATTCATCCTGCTGGGGCTCACAGACCGGGCAGACCAAAAGCAGCTCCTCTTTGCCACCTTCCTGCTGATCTACTTGGTGACTCTGGTGGGCAACCTGGGCCTCATAGATGTCATCCGGGCCAGCACcaccctccacacccccatgtacttcctCCTGAGCCTGCTTTCCTTCCTTGACGTCTGCGGTTCCTCCTTGTTCACCCCCAGGCTGCTGATCAGCTTCCTCACTGCTGACCAGTCTATCTCCTTCGAGGGCTGCGTGGTCCAGATGGCCCTCATGACCCTCCATGGATCTGGGGAGTGCGTGCTCTTGTCCATCATGGCCTATGACCGATTTCTGGCCATCTGCCCCCCTCTCCTCTACCACAGCATCGTATCCAAGCGTTTGTGTGTCCAGCTGGCGGGGCTCACCTATACTGTGGGGGTTTTCACTTCAGCAGTGCAGACAGGGAATGTCTTCAGCTTGCCCTACTGTGGTCCAAACGTCATTGACCATTACTTCTGTGACATCCCCCCTGTACTCCAGCTGGCCTGCTCAGACACCACTGTGGCCAACGTCATCTTGCTCATCTTTTCCAGCTTGATCACTGTTCCCACAGTCTCAGTCATCTTGGTCTCTTACGCCTACATCCTGGTCACCATCTGTAGGATGAGGTCCCTGGAGGCCCAGCGCAAGGCCTTTTCCACCTGTGCCTCCCACCTCACtgccctctgccttttctatgaGTCCGTGTTCCTTGTGTATCTCCAACCCAACCCGGAAAGTGTTTCAGCCTACAACAAGCTCCTCTCTGTGTTCTACACCATCGTGATCCCCATGCTGAACCCGCCGGTCTACAGCCTAAGGAATAAAGATGTCAAGGCTGCTGTGCTCCTAAGGGTTCTTAACCTAAGCAGAAAGAGAATTTGTTAG